The Lepidochelys kempii isolate rLepKem1 unplaced genomic scaffold, rLepKem1.hap2 scaffold_37, whole genome shotgun sequence genome includes a window with the following:
- the LOC140904594 gene encoding uncharacterized protein, protein MNLEGTRYTCLECGKSFKGSLDLLTHQRIHTGEKPYGCCVCGKCFKQSSHLIAHKRIHTGEKPYGCPECGKHFKQSSHLITHRKIHTGEKPYGCPECGKHFKRSSHLITHRNIHTGEKPYGCPECGKHFIDSSSLLSHQRIHTGERPYTCSECGKSFNRSSVLTTHRRIHTGEKPYGCSECGKRFNRSSYLIIHRRIHTGERPYTCSECGKSFNQSSTLITHQRTHTGETPYMCSECGKRFNQRSTLIRHQKIHIGVISNKCLD, encoded by the exons atgaacttggaaggaacacgctacacatgcctcgagtgtgggaaaagcttcaaagggagcttggaccttctcacacatcagagaatccacacgggtgagaaaccttacggatgctgtgtgtgtgggaaatgcttcaagcagagctcgcatctcattgcacataagagaatccacacgggtgagaaaccttatggatgccctgagtgtgggaaacacttcaagcagagctcacaccttattacacatcggaaaatccacacgggtgagaaaccttacggatgccctgagtgtgggaaacacttcaagcggagctcacaccttattacacatcggaatatccacacgggtgagaaaccttatggatgccctgagtgtgggaagcacttcattgacagttcatccctcctctcacatcagcgaatccacacaggggagaggccctacacatgctctgagtgcgggaaaagctttaatcggagctctgtactgaccacacatagaagaatccacacaggtgagaagccttatggatgctctgagtgtgggaaacgcttcaatcggagctcatACCTTATCATACATCGGCGAATCCATACGG gagagaggccctacacgtgctctgagtgcgggaaaagcttcaatcagagctctaccctaatcacacatcagagaacgcacacaggagagaccccctacatgtgctctgagtgtgggaaacgcttcaatcagcgctcaacccttattagacatcagaaaatccacatagGAGTGATCTCtaacaaatgccttgactag